A DNA window from Pyrus communis chromosome 3, drPyrComm1.1, whole genome shotgun sequence contains the following coding sequences:
- the LOC137728648 gene encoding uncharacterized protein: MDRESHETTVVHSSIALLQERFRELQRVKAMREEREISRMLALSTDSEPKQFTAMDRNLTMQNLFHFDHIVHGRRTSASGGSLSLWPTLQSKHVDCPQRKTETLLLINLWPTFTDDTSLKTCSNKFEDSIPNSGSDVDTSLHL, encoded by the coding sequence ATGGATAGGGAAAGCCACGAAACGACTGTCGTTCATTCCTCCATAGCTCTACTGCAAGAAAGGTTTAGGGAGCTGCAGAGAGTGAAGGCaatgagagaggagagagagatttcgAGAATGCTAGCTCTCTCCACTGACTCCGAACCAAAGCAGTTCACGGCGATGGATAGAAATCTCACCATGCAAAATCTTTTCCACTTTGATCATATTGTCCATGGTCGCAGGACGTCAGCATCCGGAGGTTCTCTGTCCCTGTGGCCGACATTGCAGAGCAAGCATGTGGACTGTCCGCAAAGGAAAACTGAGACGCTGCTTTTGATCAACTTATGGCCAACTTTTACAGACGACACCTCGTTAAAAACctgttcaaacaaatttgaagactCGATTCCTAATTCTGGCTCTGATGTAGATACTTCTCTTCATCTGTAA